The following proteins are encoded in a genomic region of Opitutus sp.:
- a CDS encoding diacylglycerol kinase family lipid kinase yields the protein MKIRFILNPVSGRNSRTVRLVPMLRDFIRERSLDAELHVTDGPGHAVELARAGVQSGCQLVVAIGGDGTLNEVAQALIHTPAALALVPCGSGNGLALHLGIPLAPLAALELVTASSGRIAAIDTGSVNGRPFFNAMGLGLDADVSQRFNHLTTRGLPAYASTAFAAFNQRRSERCKITVGERSETLDILLIAIANSDQYGNRAFIAPGARVDDGQLDLIAIRPVNHLSAAVLGSRLFLGNIDQSPSILRLRGSRFIIERPAPGIVHTDGETHEAAALIEVCVHPQSLRIVVPTNSRAIALLTQNPSAAFAPQPS from the coding sequence ATGAAGATCCGCTTCATTCTCAATCCCGTTTCCGGGCGCAACTCACGCACCGTCCGCTTAGTGCCGATGCTTCGCGATTTCATCCGCGAACGCAGCCTCGACGCCGAGCTCCACGTCACCGACGGCCCGGGCCACGCCGTGGAACTGGCGCGCGCCGGAGTGCAGTCCGGTTGCCAGCTCGTCGTCGCCATCGGCGGTGATGGCACCCTCAACGAGGTTGCCCAAGCGCTGATTCACACCCCAGCGGCGCTCGCGCTGGTGCCCTGCGGATCGGGCAACGGCCTGGCGCTCCACCTCGGTATTCCCCTCGCCCCGCTTGCCGCTCTGGAACTCGTCACTGCCAGTAGCGGACGCATCGCCGCCATCGATACCGGCTCGGTCAACGGACGCCCATTCTTTAACGCCATGGGGCTGGGCCTCGATGCCGATGTGAGCCAGCGTTTCAATCACCTCACCACGCGCGGCCTTCCCGCCTACGCCAGCACGGCCTTCGCGGCGTTTAACCAGCGCCGCAGCGAGCGCTGCAAGATAACCGTCGGCGAGCGCAGCGAAACCCTCGACATCCTGCTCATCGCCATCGCCAACTCCGACCAATACGGCAACCGCGCCTTCATTGCTCCCGGTGCCCGCGTGGACGACGGCCAGCTCGACCTCATAGCCATTCGTCCGGTTAACCACCTCTCTGCCGCAGTCCTCGGCTCGCGGCTCTTCCTCGGCAACATCGACCAAAGTCCGTCGATCCTCCGGCTACGCGGGTCTCGCTTCATCATCGAGCGCCCCGCCCCTGGCATCGTCCACACCGATGGCGAAACGCACGAAGCCGCAGCCCTCATCGAGGTTTGCGTGCACCCGCAAAGCCTTCGCATCGTCGTCCCCACCAACTCACGCGCCATCGCGTTGCTCACGCAAAATCCGTCCGCCGCCTTCGCCCCGCAACCGTCATGA